A stretch of Ipomoea triloba cultivar NCNSP0323 chromosome 13, ASM357664v1 DNA encodes these proteins:
- the LOC116002953 gene encoding cytochrome P450 82A3-like, whose amino-acid sequence MESPSLLCNTIIIPSLACTLVLLFFMCKLFLAPKNDAKHKKLAPEVPGAWPIIGHLHLLAGRKTPTHIILASMADKYGPIFRIRLGSQPIVVVSDSKIAKECFTAKDKELATRPKLLASEIMGYNSSMIGIAPYGRYWREIRKIVMLELLSNRRIEMLRKVRESHVRKAIKRTFDHWSHNKDPISGAVVVEMRQWFSRLILNLSIAMLFGEEELAEESQLLKSIRRMFELFGEMTVSDFIPWLRWTDLGGHEKAMRRTAGEMDCFAEKWIEEHRRKRKLKSKEEEDFMDAMLSLFDAPSNLSHSLGIDTDIIIKSTCLGMLLAATDTTSITLTWALSLVLNNYDVMRRIQDELDANIGKERFVEEGDINKLIYIQAVVKETLRLHPPVPLSIPHEAIEDCTINDYHILKGTRIIPNLAKIHRDPKVWAGPNEFRPSRFLTSHKDIDFKDNNFELIPFGGGRRMCPGISLGLQIVHLTLANLIQSFDMKRPAMEPIDMTESPGLTSVKATPFHALLIPHLTLDLYD is encoded by the exons ATGGAATCCCCTTCCCTGCTATGCAACACTATTATCATTCCTAGTTTAGCCTGCACCCTGGTGCTTCTCTTCTTTATGTGCAAGCTATTTCTTGCACCAAAAAATGATGCAAAACACAAAAAGCTAGCCCCGGAGGTCCCAGGGGCATGGCCAATAATCGGCCATCTCCATCTTCTCGCTGGTCGGAAAACGCCTACTCACATCATCTTGGCGTCCATGGCGGACAAATACGGCCCTATTTTTCGAATCAGACTCGGCTCACAACCCATCGTGGTGGTGAGCGACTCGAAAATAGCCAAGGAATGCTTCACGGCAAAAGACAAGGAGCTGGCAACTCGCCCCAAATTACTGGCCTCTGAGATCATGGGCTACAACAGCTCCATGATTGGGATTGCTCCATACGGGCGGTACTGGCGTGAAATAAGAAAGATCGTCATGCTGGAGCTCCTGTCTAATCGTAGAATCGAGATGTTAAGGAAGGTGAGGGAATCCCACGTGAGAAAAGCCATCAAACGTACCTTTGATCACTGGTCACACAACAAGGATCCAATTTCTGGGGCCGTGGTAGTGGAGATGAGGCAGTGGTTTTCGAGGTTGATCCTCAATCTCTCCATAGCTATGCTTTTTGGGGAGGAGGAATTGGCAGAAGAAAGCCAACTGTTGAAGTCCATTAGGAGAATGTTTGAGCTGTTTGGAGAGATGACGGTGTCAGATTTTATTCCTTGGCTGAGATGGACGGACTTGGGAGGGCACGAGAAGGCTATGAGAAGAACTGCTGGGGAGATGGATTGTTTTGCAGAGAAGTGGATTGAGGAgcacagaagaaaaagaaaattgaaatctaaggaagaagaagacttTATGGATGCCATGCTTTCCCTGTTCGATGCTCCATCCAATCTAAGCCATTCTCTTGGAATTGATACGGATATCATTATCAAATCCACTTGCTTG GGCATGCTTCTAGCAGCCACAGACACAACTAGCATAACCCTGACATGGGCTCTCTCCTTAGTATTGAACAATTACGACGTCATGAGGAGGATCCAAGATGAACTAGACGCCAACATTGGGAAAGAAAGGTTTGTTGAGGAAGGTgacataaataaattgatttacatCCAAGCTGTTGTGAAAGAAACATTGCGTTTACATCCACCAGTCCCACTCTCTATACCACATGAGGCCATAGAAGATTGCACCATTAACGACTACCACATTCTAAAAGGTACTCGTATAATACCAAACCTTGCAAAGATTCATCGAGATCCTAAGGTGTGGGCAGGCCCTAATGAATTTAGGCCTTCAAGATTCTTGACTAGTCACAAAGACATTGATTTCAAGGATAATAATTTTGAGTTGATTCCATTTGGTGGTGGTCGAAGAATGTGTCCGGGTATATCTTTGGGTTTACAGATTGTGCATTTGACACTTGCTAACCTAATTCAAAGCTTTGATATGAAAAGACCAGCAATGGAGCCAATTGATATGACTGAAAGCCCTGGATTAACTAGTGTCAAAGCCACTCCATTTCATGCCCTCTTAATACCACACTTGACTTtagatttgtatgattaa